In Thermodesulfobacteriota bacterium, the genomic stretch TAAAAGAATAGCCGTTGGCGGTAAATAACACTTTGGGCTTGATCTGTCCGAATCTGTCCAGAACTCCTTTTATTCCGAAATCAGGAGAGCAGGAAGACCAGGTGGCACCCACGCTTGCGGCGGCCAGCATGGCAATGATGGATTCAGGCATGTTCGGCATAAAACCCACCACCCGGTCACCCGGTTTTACTGTTGCCTCTCTTAAAGACTTGGCCACACGGGCGACTTCATCGTAAAGCTCTTTATAGGTCATCTTGATGGAATCCTGGCTTTCTCCTTTGAAAATCAGGGCCACATGGTCATCCCGGTATCGAAGAAGATTTTCCGCAAAATTGAGCCTTGCACCGGCAAACCATTTGGCACCGGGCATTTTAGTTACATCATCAATGACCTGGCTATACGGCTTTGATGCCCTGATTTCGGTAAATTCCCACATTAAGGTCCAAAACTCCGGTATGTTTTCTATGGACCACCGGTACATCGGATCATAATTGGTAAAATCCTTACCGATTTTGTCATTCACAAAATTCATGAACCGGTACATGTTGGTACCCTTTACTCTTTCCTCCGAAGGCTTCCATAACTGTTTACCCATGATTCGCTCTCCTTGTTTGATTAAATTAATTAAAGACCTCAACCTTGTGCGTGGCTTTAACAACTGAAACAGCCCAAATCTATGTAAAAGGTTTGGGCTGTTATTGAATGAAACGGAAGACAATCCCATTAAAACGATCAGGCAGGTAAAAACAAAAGGGCTAGAAGGAAAAAGACTGCACCAATGAACATAACCGTCATACAATATCCCATAATCTGCCTGGCCTTTAACCCTGTCAGCCCCAGCAGTGCTAAGG encodes the following:
- a CDS encoding AMP-binding protein, with the translated sequence MGKQLWKPSEERVKGTNMYRFMNFVNDKIGKDFTNYDPMYRWSIENIPEFWTLMWEFTEIRASKPYSQVIDDVTKMPGAKWFAGARLNFAENLLRYRDDHVALIFKGESQDSIKMTYKELYDEVARVAKSLREATVKPGDRVVGFMPNMPESIIAMLAAASVGATWSSCSPDFGIKGVLDRFGQIKPKVLFTANGYSF